TAGCTTCTTCAATCGACATGATAGAAAAATACGTTTTTTTGGAAGAGAGGGCAATTAAATTATACAAATCATTCCCAGGAATATCTGTTGCTCTTAGGAAAAAAGGGAAAGCTGTTCCAGACATTGTTAATAAAGAAAAACTTGCCTTTAGGATACCTTCAAATGAAATATCTAGAAAATTGTCTGAATTATCCGATAAAC
This portion of the Methanofastidiosum sp. genome encodes:
- a CDS encoding L-threonylcarbamoyladenylate synthase — its product is MGIDEIKQAVEIILKGGVVVYPTDTCYGLGCDATNAKAIEKIFRIKGREKDKPLPLIASSIDMIEKYVFLEERAIKLYKSFPGISVALRKKGKAVPDIVNKEKLAFRIPSNEISRKLSELSDK